The following are encoded together in the Lathyrus oleraceus cultivar Zhongwan6 chromosome 3, CAAS_Psat_ZW6_1.0, whole genome shotgun sequence genome:
- the LOC127132679 gene encoding uncharacterized protein LOC127132679: METLAELRAQVLQLQNENARYREERCASEAKDTSDRASINYQPKFPEGISPCQLYLSSPTYRMVGKGKVHNTSGELLHHNPLPVGFMKVSVDLVLDTDALLPLPDVVSETTLMRDAVGSFVGWPSDLIFPDAEVYIF; the protein is encoded by the exons atggagaccttggcggagttaagggcacaagtactccaactgcaaaacgagaatgcaaggtatagagaggaaaggtgcgcttccgaggcaaaagatactagtgaccgagctagtatcaattatcaaccgaaatttcccgag ggcatttcaccttgtcagctgtatctatcgtcaccaacttatcgcatggttggcaagggaaaagtgcacaatacttcgggtgaattacttcaccataatcccctcccggtgggatttatgaaagtttcggttgaccttgtattagatacggacgccctTCTCCCATTAcccgacgttgtttcagagacaacgttgatgcgagatgcagtcggatcctttgttggttggccgtcagatctaattttcccagatgccgaggtatatatattctaa